One Micromonospora craniellae genomic region harbors:
- a CDS encoding sugar transferase gives MRHVDSFEIQPPTPPSTSGVPRSAWARARRRVSRWHRPYTAILVLLDFAAVAFSSYTAIRTFDQATAGFHEADTDPTWFFTVAFLLLPLGWLVILWFNGAYDRRCLGLGPDEFKRVIRAGVAACAAVSFVAFATKTDLSRFTVGTALLLALLLIMLGRILARFVLHVVRRNIQQAAHRMVLVGTLPECLEVYTAVTRNPSAGLVPVAIHITDGYAAAKGVQTPVPVYAGRDVLALVREVGGDTIAVCGSASSEPGELRRLAWQLEGSGVDLVVAPQLTDIAGPRVHIRPIEGLPLLHVEEPTLSGPALLAKNMMDRVAAGLGLLMLVPVFIAIAIAIRISDPGPVFFRQPRVGHEGRTFRVWKFRTMYVDAEDRLASLTDQNETDGMLFKMKQDPRVFPVGRFLRASSLDELPQLINVLKGEMSLVGPRPLPADDGDFLGDVRRRLLVRPGMTGLWQVSGRSDLSWDEAVRLDLYYVDNWSLAYDLSILWRTVGVVVARKGAY, from the coding sequence GTGCGGCACGTCGACAGCTTCGAGATCCAGCCGCCGACCCCGCCCTCCACCAGCGGCGTACCGCGATCGGCATGGGCGCGGGCACGGCGACGTGTCTCCCGTTGGCACCGCCCGTACACGGCGATCCTGGTGCTGCTGGACTTCGCCGCAGTGGCCTTCTCCAGCTACACCGCGATCCGCACCTTCGACCAGGCGACCGCCGGCTTCCACGAGGCCGACACCGACCCGACCTGGTTCTTCACGGTCGCCTTCCTGCTGTTGCCGCTGGGCTGGCTGGTCATCCTGTGGTTCAACGGCGCCTACGACCGGCGCTGTCTCGGGCTCGGGCCGGACGAGTTCAAGCGGGTGATCCGGGCCGGCGTGGCGGCCTGCGCGGCGGTGTCCTTCGTCGCCTTCGCCACCAAGACCGACCTGTCCCGGTTCACCGTCGGCACCGCCCTGCTGCTGGCCCTGCTGCTGATCATGTTGGGCCGGATCCTGGCCCGCTTCGTGCTACACGTGGTCCGCCGCAACATCCAGCAGGCGGCGCACCGGATGGTGCTGGTCGGCACACTGCCGGAGTGCCTTGAGGTCTACACGGCGGTCACCCGCAATCCGTCCGCCGGGCTGGTCCCGGTCGCCATCCACATCACCGACGGTTACGCGGCGGCCAAGGGCGTGCAGACGCCCGTCCCGGTGTACGCCGGCCGCGACGTGCTGGCGCTGGTCCGCGAGGTGGGCGGTGACACCATCGCGGTCTGCGGCTCGGCCAGCTCCGAGCCGGGCGAGTTGCGCCGGCTGGCCTGGCAGTTGGAGGGCTCCGGGGTCGACCTGGTGGTGGCCCCGCAGTTGACCGACATCGCCGGTCCCCGGGTGCACATCCGCCCGATCGAGGGTCTGCCGCTGCTGCACGTCGAGGAGCCGACCCTGTCCGGGCCGGCGCTGCTGGCCAAGAACATGATGGACCGGGTCGCCGCCGGCCTCGGCCTGCTGATGCTGGTGCCGGTCTTCATCGCCATCGCCATCGCGATCCGGATCTCCGACCCGGGTCCGGTCTTCTTCCGCCAGCCCCGGGTGGGGCACGAGGGGCGCACGTTCCGGGTGTGGAAGTTCCGCACCATGTACGTCGACGCCGAGGACCGGCTGGCCAGCCTGACCGACCAGAACGAGACCGACGGCATGTTGTTCAAGATGAAGCAGGATCCCCGGGTCTTCCCGGTGGGCCGCTTCCTGCGTGCCTCGTCCCTGGACGAGCTGCCCCAGTTGATCAACGTGCTCAAGGGTGAGATGTCGCTGGTCGGGCCGCGCCCGCTGCCCGCCGACGACGGTGACTTCCTGGGCGACGTACGCCGCCGGCTGCTGGTCCGTCCCGGGATGACCGGCCTGTGGCAGGTCTCCGGCCGCTCGGACCTGTCCTGGGACGAGGCCGTCCGGCTGGACCTCTACTACGTCGACAACTGGTCGCTGGCGTACGACCTGAGCATCCTGTGGCGCACCGTGGGTGTGGTGGTGGCCCGCAAGGGCGCGTACTGA
- a CDS encoding sodium:solute symporter family transporter: MGNDLVVPAIVAVTLVTLGIGFYGLRLARTTSDFLVASRVVSPTWNAAAIGGEYLSAASFLGVAGLVLKYGVDVLWYPVGFAAGYLALLLFVAAPLRRSGAFTLPDFCELRLGSRRLRTLATIFVIFIGWLYLVPQLQGAGLTLATLAGSPYPVGALVVAAVVTANVALGGMRAVTFVQAFQYWLKLTALAVPAIFLALQWQADGRPPVTPPDGPTFRTATTVVVEHRAVLTLPDGETREVRPGDELTFTAGEPVPEVSGVATGSAEWLLPSTAADDDRGLFATYSLILATFLGTMGLPHVLVRFYTNPDGAAARRTTLVVLALVGIFYLLPTIYGVLGRIYTPQLLVSGQTDAVVVLLPEAALGAGTTGRLLAALVAAGAFAAFLSTSSGLLTSVAGVISTDVLGRGSVRGFRLATVIAGGVPAVLALNVSGLDVSQVVGLAFAVAASSFCPLLVLGIWWRGLTDAGAAAGILVGGGAAVSAVLVTVLGPPLSGWPATLTAQPAAWTVPLAFTVMIAVSLATRRRAPTDIARTMLRLHAPDALRR; encoded by the coding sequence ATGGGCAACGACCTCGTCGTACCCGCGATCGTGGCGGTCACCCTGGTCACCCTCGGGATCGGGTTCTACGGGTTGCGGCTGGCCCGCACCACCTCGGACTTCCTGGTCGCCTCGCGGGTGGTCAGCCCGACCTGGAACGCCGCCGCGATCGGCGGGGAGTACCTGTCGGCGGCCAGCTTCCTCGGCGTCGCCGGGCTGGTCCTCAAGTACGGCGTCGACGTGCTCTGGTACCCGGTCGGCTTCGCCGCCGGCTACCTGGCCCTGCTGCTGTTCGTGGCCGCACCGCTGCGCCGCTCCGGGGCGTTCACCCTGCCCGACTTCTGCGAGCTGCGGCTCGGCTCCCGCCGGTTGCGGACACTGGCCACCATCTTCGTGATCTTCATCGGCTGGCTCTACCTGGTGCCGCAGTTGCAGGGCGCCGGGCTGACGCTGGCCACGCTGGCCGGCTCGCCGTACCCGGTGGGTGCCCTGGTGGTGGCCGCGGTGGTGACCGCCAACGTGGCGCTCGGCGGGATGCGCGCGGTCACCTTCGTGCAGGCGTTCCAGTACTGGCTCAAGCTGACCGCGCTCGCCGTACCCGCGATCTTCCTCGCCCTCCAGTGGCAGGCCGACGGGCGTCCGCCGGTGACCCCGCCCGACGGGCCGACGTTCCGGACCGCGACCACCGTCGTGGTCGAGCACCGCGCGGTGCTCACGCTGCCCGACGGCGAGACCCGGGAGGTACGCCCCGGCGACGAGTTGACCTTCACTGCCGGTGAGCCGGTGCCGGAGGTCTCCGGGGTGGCGACCGGGTCCGCCGAATGGCTGCTGCCCAGCACCGCCGCCGACGACGACCGGGGGTTGTTCGCCACGTACTCGCTGATCCTGGCGACCTTCCTGGGCACCATGGGGCTGCCGCACGTCCTCGTGCGCTTCTACACCAACCCGGACGGTGCGGCCGCCCGCCGGACCACGCTCGTGGTGCTGGCGCTGGTCGGGATCTTCTACCTGTTACCCACGATCTACGGCGTGCTCGGCCGGATCTACACCCCGCAACTGCTGGTCAGCGGGCAGACCGACGCGGTGGTGGTGCTGCTGCCCGAGGCGGCGCTCGGCGCCGGGACCACCGGACGGCTGCTGGCCGCCCTGGTCGCCGCCGGTGCCTTCGCGGCCTTCCTGTCCACCTCGTCCGGCCTGCTCACCAGCGTCGCCGGGGTGATCTCCACCGACGTGCTCGGGCGTGGCTCGGTACGCGGCTTCCGGCTGGCCACGGTGATCGCCGGTGGGGTGCCGGCGGTGCTCGCGTTGAACGTCTCCGGGCTGGACGTCTCGCAGGTGGTCGGGCTGGCGTTCGCCGTCGCCGCGTCCAGCTTCTGCCCGCTGCTGGTGCTCGGCATCTGGTGGCGCGGGCTCACCGACGCGGGTGCGGCCGCCGGCATCCTGGTCGGCGGCGGCGCGGCGGTGTCGGCGGTGCTGGTCACCGTGCTCGGCCCGCCGCTGTCCGGCTGGCCCGCCACCCTCACCGCCCAGCCTGCCGCCTGGACGGTGCCGCTGGCCTTCACCGTGATGATCGCGGTCTCGCTCGCCACCCGCCGCCGCGCCCCGACCGACATCGCCCGCACCATGCTGCGCCTGCACGCCCCGGACGCCCTCCGGCGGTAA
- a CDS encoding glycosyltransferase family 4 protein produces the protein MRIVVAHNRYRVAQPSGENTIVNVEISQLAAAGVEVLPFLRSSDEIPSMPKAAKALLPISPIYAPRAQQELSRLLTEHRPDVLHLHNPYPLLSPWVVRTAHRHGVPVVQTVHNYRQVCSSGLYFRDGVICQDCRGRTLGVPAVVHRCYRGSRAQSALMATTLAVHRGTWKSVDRFIALTSAVADHLRDYGIPDDRIVVKPNAIPDPGTPAPLGQGFLFLGRLSPEKGLDLLLEAWRRHPDGALGPLRVAGDGELRPLVEAAAAERADVTFLGPLDRAGVRDALTASAVVLATSTWHDVLPTVIIEALASGRPVLGTALGGIPYLVGADTPREPAGTGPAVAASAAAPPSPGGPADPVGRASALPAGILAGEAGWVVPPDPAALAAALPVAAAGAAALAVPARSRYDRTFHPDVVTKRLIDVYASLS, from the coding sequence GTGAGAATCGTGGTGGCGCACAACCGGTACCGGGTAGCCCAGCCGTCCGGCGAGAACACCATCGTCAACGTGGAGATCTCCCAGCTCGCGGCGGCCGGCGTGGAAGTGCTGCCGTTCCTGCGGAGCTCCGACGAGATCCCGTCGATGCCGAAGGCGGCGAAGGCGCTGCTGCCGATCTCTCCGATCTACGCCCCCCGGGCGCAGCAGGAACTGAGCCGGCTGCTCACCGAGCACCGTCCGGACGTGCTGCACCTGCACAACCCGTACCCGCTGCTGTCGCCCTGGGTGGTGCGGACCGCGCACCGGCACGGCGTGCCGGTGGTGCAGACCGTGCACAACTACCGCCAGGTCTGCTCCTCCGGCCTGTACTTCCGTGACGGTGTGATCTGCCAGGACTGCCGGGGCCGCACACTGGGCGTGCCGGCGGTGGTGCACCGCTGCTACCGGGGGTCGCGGGCGCAGAGCGCGCTGATGGCGACCACCCTGGCCGTGCACCGGGGCACCTGGAAGTCGGTGGACCGGTTCATCGCGCTGACCAGCGCCGTCGCCGACCACCTGCGCGACTACGGCATCCCGGACGACCGGATCGTGGTCAAGCCGAACGCCATCCCGGACCCGGGCACCCCCGCACCGCTGGGTCAGGGCTTCCTCTTCCTCGGTCGGCTCTCCCCCGAGAAGGGGCTCGACCTGCTGCTGGAGGCGTGGCGCCGGCACCCGGACGGCGCGCTGGGTCCGCTCCGCGTGGCCGGTGACGGCGAACTGCGCCCGCTGGTCGAGGCGGCGGCGGCCGAACGCGCCGACGTCACCTTCCTCGGCCCGCTCGACCGGGCCGGAGTCCGCGACGCGCTGACCGCAAGCGCCGTGGTGCTGGCGACCTCCACCTGGCACGACGTGCTGCCCACCGTGATCATCGAGGCGCTGGCCAGCGGGCGGCCGGTGCTCGGCACCGCGCTCGGTGGCATCCCGTACCTCGTCGGCGCGGACACCCCCCGCGAACCCGCCGGCACCGGCCCGGCCGTGGCCGCCTCGGCAGCCGCCCCGCCCAGCCCCGGCGGCCCGGCTGACCCCGTCGGTCGGGCAAGTGCCCTGCCGGCCGGGATCCTGGCCGGGGAAGCCGGCTGGGTCGTGCCGCCGGATCCGGCGGCCCTGGCCGCCGCGCTGCCGGTGGCCGCCGCCGGAGCCGCCGCCCTGGCCGTTCCCGCCCGCTCCCGCTACGACCGCACCTTCCACCCCGACGTGGTCACCAAACGCCTCATCGACGTGTACGCCTCCCTCAGCTGA
- a CDS encoding GntR family transcriptional regulator, with translation MSRQQQNSTSDRYMTPGSGDAWANEAASTGKQGTQRITAAEETSAPPEVADALRLAPNARVVLRQRVMLLDGHVVELTDSYYPSSIATGTPLADRARIPGGSVTLLANLGYTTDRAVDEISARLPTLREQHELHISERDPVIVLTRLTFAANGTPFEYSVMTMTAAGRHLRYQTKA, from the coding sequence GTGAGTCGCCAGCAGCAAAACAGCACGTCAGACCGCTACATGACCCCCGGTAGCGGCGACGCGTGGGCCAACGAAGCAGCCTCGACAGGCAAGCAAGGAACTCAGCGCATCACCGCAGCGGAAGAGACTTCCGCACCACCAGAGGTCGCCGACGCCCTGCGTCTAGCGCCGAACGCGCGTGTTGTGCTCCGACAGCGTGTAATGCTGCTGGACGGTCATGTCGTCGAACTCACCGACTCCTACTACCCGAGCAGCATTGCCACCGGAACACCGTTGGCTGACCGCGCCAGAATCCCCGGCGGCTCCGTCACCCTGCTCGCGAACCTCGGATACACCACCGACCGCGCGGTAGACGAGATCTCCGCGCGTCTCCCCACCCTCAGGGAGCAGCATGAACTCCATATCTCCGAGCGAGACCCGGTGATCGTCCTTACCCGGCTCACGTTCGCCGCCAACGGCACGCCGTTTGAATACAGCGTTATGACCATGACTGCCGCCGGCCGCCACCTCCGCTACCAGACCAAGGCGTGA
- a CDS encoding sensor histidine kinase: MGGNLSAVVGVISLVAVLAGALYAVGLLRGRRGIATPGQRATYEVLHTAGLAAEPLRAGLNPAGAAKAARHLRTLVGAEGLALTDTDDLLALDGRGAHHGDQLRAAAQRVVASERSTVLGEAELFCDRVDCPVRGAVVAPLAGAEGRIAGALVAVTDGVPAPGLVQATLETAHWAGSQLALAELDSSRERLARAEVRALRAQISPHFIYNALTAIGSFVRTDPERARELILEFAEFTRYSFRAHGEFTTLAEELRSIDRYLTIERARFGDRLQVRLQIAPEVLPVTLPFLCLQPLVENAVRHGLSRKPGTGMVSIEARDAGAECHITVEDDGVGMDPATLTAGIAELAGATGDPGDDPGQHVGLSNVDERLRSVFGDGFGLVVETDLGSGTKVSMRVPKFHPGVRAGS; the protein is encoded by the coding sequence GTGGGTGGCAACCTCTCCGCCGTCGTCGGCGTCATCTCCCTGGTCGCGGTGCTGGCCGGGGCCCTGTACGCCGTCGGTCTGCTGCGCGGCCGGCGCGGCATCGCCACACCCGGCCAGCGGGCCACCTACGAGGTGCTGCACACCGCCGGGCTGGCCGCCGAACCGCTGCGCGCCGGACTGAATCCGGCCGGTGCCGCGAAGGCCGCCCGCCACCTGCGCACCCTGGTCGGGGCGGAGGGGCTGGCGTTGACCGACACCGACGACCTGCTCGCCCTGGACGGGCGGGGCGCACACCACGGGGACCAGCTACGCGCGGCGGCCCAGCGGGTGGTGGCGTCGGAGCGGTCGACGGTGCTCGGCGAGGCGGAGCTGTTCTGCGACCGCGTCGACTGCCCGGTCCGAGGCGCGGTGGTGGCCCCGCTGGCCGGCGCGGAGGGCCGGATAGCCGGTGCCCTGGTCGCCGTCACCGACGGTGTCCCCGCCCCCGGTCTGGTGCAGGCCACCCTGGAGACCGCGCACTGGGCGGGCAGCCAACTCGCCCTCGCCGAGTTGGACTCGTCCCGGGAACGGCTGGCCCGGGCCGAGGTACGGGCGCTGCGGGCGCAGATCAGCCCGCACTTCATCTACAACGCGCTGACCGCGATCGGCTCGTTCGTCCGCACCGACCCGGAGCGGGCCCGGGAGTTGATCCTGGAGTTCGCGGAGTTCACCCGGTACTCCTTCCGGGCGCACGGGGAGTTCACCACGTTGGCCGAGGAGCTGCGGTCGATCGACCGTTACCTGACCATCGAGCGGGCCAGGTTCGGCGACCGGCTCCAGGTCCGGCTCCAGATCGCCCCCGAGGTGCTGCCGGTGACCCTGCCGTTCCTGTGCCTGCAACCACTGGTGGAGAACGCGGTCCGGCACGGCTTGTCGCGCAAGCCCGGCACGGGCATGGTGAGCATCGAGGCCCGCGACGCGGGAGCCGAGTGCCACATCACGGTGGAGGACGACGGAGTGGGGATGGATCCGGCCACGTTGACCGCCGGGATCGCCGAGCTGGCCGGTGCCACCGGCGACCCGGGCGACGACCCGGGCCAGCACGTCGGCCTGTCGAACGTCGACGAGCGACTCCGGTCGGTCTTCGGGGACGGCTTCGGCCTGGTCGTGGAGACGGACCTGGGCTCGGGTACGAAGGTGAGCATGCGGGTGCCCAAGTTCCATCCCGGCGTACGGGCGGGCTCGTGA
- a CDS encoding ABC transporter ATP-binding protein — MTGEHPALALRGLAKRFDSKIAVGGVDLDVPTGSFYGLLGPNGAGKTTTLSMAVGLLRPDAGGAQVLGHDVWADPVTAKRLLGVMPDGVRLFDRLSGAELLAYHGLLRGMDPAVVDQRAGELLDVLALADAGRTLVVDYSAGMKKKIGLACALLHGPRLLVLDEPFEAVDPVSAALIRDILQRYVTGGGTVVFSSHVMEVVQRLCTHVAILAEGAIKRVGTLEQVRGERSLEEVFVEVVGGRTATGEELAWLSQ; from the coding sequence ATGACTGGTGAGCACCCGGCGCTGGCGCTGCGCGGCCTGGCGAAGAGGTTCGACAGCAAGATCGCGGTAGGCGGCGTGGATCTGGACGTGCCGACCGGTTCGTTCTACGGCCTGCTCGGCCCGAACGGCGCGGGCAAGACCACCACACTGTCGATGGCGGTCGGGCTGCTGCGACCCGACGCGGGCGGCGCCCAGGTGCTCGGGCACGACGTGTGGGCCGATCCGGTCACCGCGAAACGGCTGCTCGGCGTGATGCCGGACGGCGTACGCCTCTTCGACCGGCTCAGCGGGGCGGAGCTGCTGGCGTACCACGGCCTGCTGCGCGGCATGGACCCGGCGGTGGTCGACCAGCGGGCCGGGGAACTGCTCGACGTGCTCGCTCTGGCCGACGCCGGTCGCACCCTGGTGGTGGACTACTCGGCCGGTATGAAGAAGAAGATCGGGCTGGCCTGCGCGCTGCTGCACGGGCCCCGGCTGCTGGTGCTGGACGAGCCGTTCGAGGCGGTCGATCCGGTCTCGGCCGCGTTGATCCGCGACATCCTCCAGCGGTACGTGACCGGCGGCGGCACGGTGGTCTTCTCCAGTCACGTGATGGAGGTCGTGCAGCGGCTCTGCACCCACGTGGCGATCCTCGCCGAGGGCGCCATCAAGCGGGTCGGCACGCTGGAGCAGGTACGCGGCGAGCGCTCGTTGGAGGAGGTCTTCGTCGAGGTGGTCGGCGGGCGTACCGCCACCGGTGAGGAGCTGGCGTGGCTGTCTCAGTGA
- a CDS encoding GntR family transcriptional regulator, whose protein sequence is MPRPIKDPRARHQQMAADLRAMILSKDLPPGSKLPSTAQLQQEYGVPNQTVQNAVAVLKREGYADSSPGKGVFVRERPQHIVTPAAFITPPPAGQPYPWLSEAERRGLKGSVDLLHVAEVTPPAQVRLAFGLADSDVAVLRKQLMQLDDEPAELVHSYYPVDIARGTPLAEKRRIKGGTPRALSDLGIIPQEFVDQVSTRPPTPEEFLALELPPDVSIMRTFRVVYAQGRRPIEATVMVKAGHMYELQYYQVVNPTSGVEPSQG, encoded by the coding sequence ATGCCTCGACCCATCAAGGACCCGCGTGCCCGCCACCAGCAGATGGCCGCCGACCTGCGGGCGATGATCCTTTCCAAGGACCTGCCGCCGGGCAGCAAGCTGCCGAGCACCGCGCAGCTACAACAGGAGTACGGCGTCCCTAACCAGACCGTGCAGAACGCCGTCGCTGTCCTCAAGCGCGAGGGCTACGCCGACAGTTCGCCGGGCAAGGGCGTGTTCGTCCGTGAACGACCTCAGCACATCGTCACGCCAGCAGCCTTCATCACCCCTCCGCCGGCCGGGCAGCCGTATCCGTGGCTCAGCGAGGCCGAACGGCGTGGGCTGAAGGGGTCGGTTGACCTGCTGCACGTCGCCGAAGTGACCCCTCCCGCTCAGGTTCGACTCGCGTTCGGCCTCGCGGATAGCGACGTGGCTGTGCTGCGCAAGCAGCTCATGCAACTCGACGACGAACCCGCCGAACTGGTGCACTCCTATTATCCGGTCGACATCGCGCGGGGAACCCCGCTCGCCGAGAAGCGGCGCATCAAGGGCGGCACGCCGCGCGCCCTCAGCGACCTGGGGATAATTCCCCAAGAGTTTGTCGACCAGGTGTCGACGCGTCCCCCGACCCCTGAGGAGTTCCTCGCGCTGGAGCTACCGCCGGACGTCTCGATCATGCGGACGTTCCGTGTCGTCTACGCGCAGGGCCGCCGCCCGATCGAAGCGACGGTCATGGTGAAGGCCGGGCACATGTACGAGTTGCAGTACTACCAGGTCGTGAACCCAACCTCCGGGGTAGAGCCCTCTCAGGGCTAA
- a CDS encoding Fpg/Nei family DNA glycosylase, which translates to MPELPEVEALAGYLRQRAVGRRVDRLEVAAISALKTYDPAPTAVVGRTVTDARRHGKFLDVVFDGGLHLVVHLARAGWLHYREAFASTVPLRPGKGPIALRVRLDDGSGFDLTEAGTQKKLAAYLVTDPQAVPGVAKLGPDAIAADLSTFAGALRSRRGQVKGVLTDQSVLAGVGNAYSDEILHAAKLSPFALTDRLSDDQMAALHAATRRVLGDAVTRSLGQRAAELKGEKRSGLKVHARTGLPCPVCGDAVREVSFADSSLQYCPTCQTGGKPLADRRLSRLVR; encoded by the coding sequence GTGCCCGAACTACCGGAGGTGGAGGCGCTCGCAGGCTACCTGCGGCAGCGCGCGGTGGGCCGGCGTGTCGACCGGCTGGAGGTCGCCGCGATCAGCGCCCTGAAGACGTACGACCCGGCACCGACCGCGGTCGTCGGCCGGACGGTGACCGACGCCCGGCGGCACGGCAAGTTCCTCGACGTCGTCTTCGACGGTGGCCTGCACCTGGTGGTCCACCTGGCCCGCGCCGGCTGGCTGCACTACCGGGAGGCGTTCGCTTCGACCGTCCCGCTCCGTCCCGGAAAGGGACCGATCGCGCTCCGGGTACGCCTCGACGACGGTTCCGGTTTCGACCTGACCGAGGCCGGTACCCAGAAGAAACTCGCCGCTTATCTGGTCACCGACCCACAGGCGGTCCCCGGGGTGGCCAAGCTCGGTCCGGACGCGATCGCCGCCGACCTGAGCACCTTCGCCGGGGCGTTGCGCAGCCGCCGGGGCCAGGTCAAGGGGGTGCTCACCGACCAGTCCGTGCTGGCCGGGGTGGGCAACGCGTACTCGGACGAGATCCTGCACGCCGCGAAGCTGTCGCCGTTCGCGCTGACCGACCGGCTCAGCGACGACCAGATGGCCGCGCTGCACGCGGCGACCCGGCGGGTGCTCGGCGACGCGGTGACCCGCTCGCTGGGACAGCGCGCTGCGGAGCTCAAGGGCGAGAAGCGGTCCGGGCTGAAGGTGCACGCCCGCACCGGCCTGCCCTGCCCGGTCTGTGGGGACGCCGTCCGGGAGGTCTCGTTCGCCGATTCGAGCCTCCAGTACTGCCCGACCTGCCAGACCGGCGGCAAGCCGCTGGCTGACCGACGGTTGTCTCGACTTGTACGGTGA
- a CDS encoding LytR/AlgR family response regulator transcription factor produces MTGNGGPAAPGFLRVLAVDDEPPALDELAYHLRTDPRVARLHTAGDATEALRVLRDGEIDVVFLDIRMPGLDGMELARVLRRFARPPAIVFVTAYDDGAADAFDLGATDYVRKPVRSERLSEALRRVVGSRVVPSHPAALARAEEDPTIPVELAGSTRMLPRSAVRWVEAQGDYARLHTVDGAHLVRVSLATLAERWADAGFVRIHRSYLVQLRLIAELRLVNSGYVVVVDGTELSVSRRHIRELKDKLVRAAKQEWSR; encoded by the coding sequence GTGACCGGCAACGGCGGCCCGGCCGCTCCCGGTTTCCTGCGCGTCCTCGCGGTGGACGACGAACCGCCCGCGCTGGACGAGCTGGCGTACCACCTGCGCACCGATCCCCGGGTGGCCCGGCTGCACACGGCCGGCGACGCCACCGAGGCGCTGCGGGTGCTCCGCGACGGCGAGATCGACGTGGTCTTCCTGGACATCCGGATGCCCGGTCTGGACGGCATGGAGCTGGCTCGGGTGCTGCGCCGGTTCGCCCGGCCACCCGCGATCGTCTTCGTCACCGCGTACGACGACGGTGCGGCTGACGCCTTCGACCTCGGTGCCACCGACTACGTCCGGAAGCCGGTCCGGTCCGAACGGCTCTCCGAGGCGCTGCGCCGGGTGGTCGGCTCGCGGGTGGTGCCGTCCCATCCGGCCGCGCTGGCCCGGGCCGAGGAGGATCCGACCATCCCGGTCGAGTTGGCCGGTAGCACCCGGATGCTGCCCCGCTCGGCGGTGCGGTGGGTGGAGGCGCAGGGCGACTACGCCCGGTTGCACACCGTGGACGGCGCCCACCTGGTCCGGGTGTCGCTGGCGACGCTCGCCGAACGTTGGGCCGATGCCGGTTTCGTCCGGATCCACCGGTCGTACCTGGTGCAGCTCCGGCTGATCGCCGAGCTGCGGCTGGTCAACTCCGGGTACGTGGTGGTGGTCGACGGGACGGAGCTGTCGGTGAGCCGGCGGCACATCCGGGAACTCAAGGACAAGCTGGTCCGCGCCGCGAAACAGGAGTGGAGCCGCTGA